One window of the Pseudomonas sp. S04 genome contains the following:
- a CDS encoding aminotransferase class V-fold PLP-dependent enzyme — MMIPSPWRADFPAIAALQRQDQTYLDNAATTQKPQALLDALAHYYANGAANVHRAQHLPGAHATQAFEDSRNKVAHWLNAQTSGQIIFTHGATSALNLLAYGLEHLFQAGDEIVISALEHHANLLPWQQLAKRRELKLVVLPLDADGVIDLQAASTLIGPRTRLLAVSQLSNVLGAWQPLAPLLALAQAHNALTVIDGAQGVVHGRHDVQALGCDFYVFSSHKLYGPDGLGVVFGRNAALEQLRPWQFGGEMVLDANYHDARFRPAPLGFEAGTPPIASVIGLGATLDYLAGLDQDAVSAHEAALHEYLLKGLQARNGIRLLGKPQLALVSFVVEGVHNADLAHLLTEQGIAVRAGHHCAMPLLKSFELAGAIRVSLALYNDSEDLERFFEALDQALELLR, encoded by the coding sequence ATGATGATTCCCTCACCCTGGCGCGCCGATTTCCCGGCCATCGCCGCCCTGCAACGGCAAGACCAGACCTATCTGGACAACGCCGCCACCACCCAGAAACCCCAAGCCCTGCTCGACGCGCTGGCGCACTACTACGCCAACGGCGCGGCCAACGTCCATCGGGCGCAACACCTGCCCGGCGCCCATGCCACGCAAGCGTTCGAAGACAGCCGCAACAAAGTCGCGCATTGGCTCAATGCGCAAACCAGCGGGCAAATCATCTTCACCCACGGCGCGACCTCTGCGCTGAACCTCCTGGCCTATGGCCTGGAACACCTTTTCCAAGCGGGCGATGAAATTGTCATCAGCGCCCTGGAACACCACGCCAACCTGCTGCCCTGGCAACAACTGGCCAAACGTCGCGAGCTGAAGCTGGTGGTATTGCCACTGGACGCCGACGGCGTAATCGACCTGCAGGCCGCCAGCACACTGATCGGGCCCCGCACCCGGTTGCTGGCAGTCAGCCAATTGTCCAACGTACTGGGGGCCTGGCAGCCACTGGCGCCCCTGCTGGCCCTGGCACAGGCCCACAACGCCTTGACCGTGATCGACGGTGCCCAGGGCGTGGTTCATGGCCGGCACGACGTGCAGGCGCTGGGCTGCGACTTCTATGTGTTTTCCAGCCACAAACTCTACGGGCCCGATGGTCTGGGGGTGGTATTTGGCCGCAACGCCGCCCTGGAGCAATTGCGCCCCTGGCAGTTCGGCGGCGAGATGGTGCTGGACGCCAACTACCACGACGCACGGTTCCGCCCGGCGCCCCTGGGCTTTGAAGCCGGGACCCCGCCGATTGCCAGCGTGATCGGCCTGGGCGCAACCCTCGACTACCTGGCAGGGCTGGATCAGGACGCGGTGTCGGCCCACGAAGCGGCGCTGCATGAGTACTTGTTGAAGGGCCTCCAGGCGCGCAATGGCATCCGGCTACTCGGCAAACCCCAACTGGCACTGGTCAGCTTTGTCGTCGAGGGCGTGCACAACGCCGACCTGGCCCACCTGCTCACAGAACAGGGAATTGCCGTGCGCGCCGGTCATCACTGCGCCATGCCATTGCTCAAGAGCTTCGAGCTGGCCGGGGCCATTCGTGTGTCGCTGGCGCTGTACAACGACTCCGAAGACCTTGAGCGCTTCTTCGAAGCCCTGGACCAGGCCCTGGAGCTGTTGCGATGA
- a CDS encoding arsenate reductase encodes MKKARTWLDENAVSFDFHDYKTAGIDREHLTQWCNEHGWQVVLNRAGTTFRKLDDERKADLDQAKAIELMLAQPSMIKRPVLDLGDRTLIGFKPDIYAAALK; translated from the coding sequence ATGAAAAAGGCGCGCACCTGGCTCGATGAAAACGCTGTCAGCTTTGATTTCCACGATTACAAGACGGCCGGAATCGACCGTGAACACCTGACCCAGTGGTGCAACGAGCACGGCTGGCAAGTGGTGCTCAACCGTGCAGGCACGACCTTTCGCAAACTCGACGACGAACGCAAAGCCGATCTCGACCAGGCGAAAGCTATCGAACTGATGCTCGCACAACCCTCGATGATCAAGCGCCCGGTGCTCGATCTCGGTGACCGAACCCTGATTGGCTTCAAGCCAGATATCTACGCGGCCGCACTCAAGTAA
- a CDS encoding Na+/H+ antiporter, with product MQTAYTVLILLMLVSVSRLVGRVIPLPLPLVQIAAGALLAWPTLGLHVALDPELFLFLFLPPLLFSDGWRMPKRALWKLRGPILTLAVGLVLFTVVGAGYFIHWLVPSIPLPVAFALAAVLSPTDAVAVSAISQNRLPTPLMHMLQGEALMNDASGLVTFKFALAAAITGAFSLANASLTFVLVAIGGLLVGVALSWLVGRLRAWMIARGWDDPATHVVFMLLLPFAAYVLAERLGVSGILSAVAAGMMQSWLDLLPRQTSTRLLNRSVWSLLEFAFNGLIFLLLGLQLPDIIKAVVSHESTLWPTLFYRCLEVLAIFLALLMLRFIWVQSIWRLSVLLRRWRGKGELTEVPTARSCWLLTVGGVRGAVTLAGVMSVPMLMGAEAFPERDLLIFIAAGVILLSLVTACIALPLLLRGLPKSPDDKRRQEVRDAWRKTAEAAIHALEAEEANPQDAAQAALAAELKARIMSEYRHQLEVFNDSAEAQALAFQMDLLERRLRLNALRAQRLELYRLSRHHQIGDDVLREVLADLDLSEANLGPVK from the coding sequence ATGCAAACCGCTTATACCGTCCTCATCCTGCTGATGCTGGTCAGTGTCTCGCGTCTGGTGGGCCGGGTGATTCCACTGCCGTTGCCGCTTGTGCAGATTGCCGCCGGGGCACTGCTCGCGTGGCCGACACTGGGGCTGCATGTGGCGCTCGACCCCGAACTGTTCCTGTTTCTGTTCCTGCCGCCGCTGCTGTTCTCCGATGGCTGGCGCATGCCCAAGCGGGCGCTGTGGAAGTTGCGTGGACCGATCTTGACCCTGGCGGTGGGGCTGGTGTTGTTCACCGTGGTCGGGGCGGGGTACTTCATTCACTGGCTGGTGCCGAGCATTCCATTGCCGGTGGCCTTCGCCCTGGCGGCGGTGTTGTCGCCGACCGATGCCGTGGCAGTCTCGGCAATCTCCCAGAACCGCTTGCCTACGCCCTTGATGCACATGCTGCAGGGCGAGGCCCTGATGAATGATGCCTCGGGCCTGGTGACCTTCAAGTTTGCCCTGGCGGCCGCCATTACCGGAGCGTTCTCCCTGGCCAATGCCAGTCTGACCTTTGTCCTGGTGGCGATTGGCGGGCTGTTGGTGGGCGTGGCCCTGAGTTGGCTGGTCGGCCGTCTGCGGGCCTGGATGATCGCCCGTGGCTGGGACGACCCGGCGACCCACGTGGTGTTCATGTTACTACTGCCGTTTGCCGCCTATGTGCTGGCCGAGCGCCTGGGTGTCTCGGGCATTCTGTCGGCGGTGGCGGCGGGGATGATGCAGAGCTGGCTTGACCTGCTGCCGCGCCAGACCAGTACCCGGCTGCTCAATCGCAGTGTCTGGTCGCTGCTGGAGTTCGCTTTCAATGGCCTGATTTTCCTGCTATTGGGCCTGCAACTGCCGGACATCATCAAGGCCGTGGTCAGTCACGAAAGCACGCTGTGGCCGACCCTGTTTTATCGTTGCCTGGAAGTGCTGGCGATTTTCCTCGCTTTGCTGATGCTGCGCTTTATCTGGGTGCAGAGCATCTGGCGCTTGTCGGTGTTGTTGCGGCGCTGGCGTGGCAAGGGCGAGCTGACCGAGGTGCCGACCGCTCGTTCCTGCTGGCTGTTGACGGTGGGTGGCGTGCGCGGGGCAGTGACGCTGGCGGGTGTGATGTCGGTGCCGATGCTGATGGGCGCCGAGGCATTTCCAGAACGCGACCTGCTGATCTTCATTGCTGCCGGGGTGATCCTGTTGTCCCTGGTGACGGCCTGCATCGCCTTGCCGCTGCTGTTGCGCGGCCTGCCGAAGAGTCCGGACGACAAGCGCCGGCAAGAGGTGCGCGACGCCTGGCGCAAGACCGCCGAGGCGGCGATTCATGCCTTGGAGGCCGAGGAGGCCAATCCGCAGGATGCGGCGCAGGCTGCACTGGCTGCCGAGCTCAAGGCGCGGATCATGTCCGAGTACCGGCATCAACTGGAGGTGTTCAACGATTCCGCCGAAGCCCAGGCCCTGGCGTTTCAGATGGACTTGCTGGAGCGGCGCCTGCGCTTGAATGCGCTGCGGGCCCAGCGTCTGGAGTTGTACCGGCTCAGTCGTCATCACCAGATCGGTGATGACGTGCTGCGCGAGGTGCTGGCCGACCTCGATTTGAGCGAGGCCAACCTGGGGCCGGTGAAGTGA
- the tsf gene encoding translation elongation factor Ts, whose amino-acid sequence MAEITAALVKELRERTGEGMMDCKKALTKAGGDIEKAIDDMRASGAIKAAKKAGNVAAEGAIALKEDGKSAVLLEVNSQTDFLALQDDFKAFVAASVEKAFADKLTDVAPLIEAQEAARLVLVGKVGENVNIRRLARVEGDVVGGYLHGNKIGVAVVLKGGNVELAKDIAMHVAASNPEFLLPSEVSAEAIEREKAVFLQLNEEKIKGKPENIVENMVKGRISKFLAEASLVEQAFVKNPEIKVGELAKKAGAEIVSFTYFKVGEGIEKPVDNFAEEVAAQLAAAKQ is encoded by the coding sequence ATGGCAGAGATTACTGCAGCGTTGGTCAAAGAACTGCGCGAGCGTACTGGCGAAGGCATGATGGACTGCAAAAAGGCCTTGACCAAGGCTGGCGGCGACATCGAGAAAGCCATTGATGACATGCGTGCTTCGGGCGCCATCAAGGCTGCCAAAAAAGCAGGCAACGTTGCTGCTGAAGGCGCTATCGCCCTGAAGGAAGACGGTAAATCCGCAGTCCTGCTGGAAGTGAACTCGCAGACTGACTTCCTGGCTCTGCAGGACGACTTCAAGGCATTTGTTGCTGCAAGCGTTGAAAAAGCGTTCGCCGACAAGCTGACTGACGTCGCTCCGCTGATCGAAGCTCAAGAAGCTGCTCGCCTGGTCCTGGTCGGCAAGGTTGGCGAAAACGTCAACATCCGTCGCCTGGCTCGCGTTGAAGGTGATGTGGTTGGTGGTTACCTGCACGGCAACAAGATCGGTGTAGCTGTTGTTCTGAAAGGCGGCAACGTTGAGCTGGCCAAGGACATCGCTATGCACGTAGCTGCTAGCAACCCTGAGTTCCTGCTGCCATCGGAAGTTTCCGCTGAAGCGATCGAGCGCGAAAAAGCCGTGTTCCTGCAGCTGAACGAAGAAAAAATCAAAGGCAAGCCAGAAAACATTGTTGAGAACATGGTCAAAGGCCGTATCAGCAAGTTCCTGGCTGAAGCAAGCCTGGTTGAGCAGGCGTTCGTCAAGAACCCTGAAATCAAGGTTGGCGAACTGGCCAAGAAAGCCGGTGCTGAAATCGTTTCCTTCACTTACTTCAAAGTAGGCGAAGGCATCGAGAAGCCGGTCGACAACTTCGCTGAAGAAGTTGCTGCCCAGCTGGCTGCTGCCAAGCAATAA
- the rpsB gene encoding 30S ribosomal protein S2, translating to MSQVNMRDMLKAGVHFGHQTRYWNPKMGKYIFGARNKIHIINLEKTLPMFNEALTFVERLAQGKNKILFVGTKRSAGKIVAEEAARCGSPYVDHRWLGGMLTNFKTIRASIKRLRDLEVQAEDGTFAKLTKKEALMRTRDLEKLDRSLGGIKDMGGLPDALFVIDVDHERIAITEANKLGIPVIGVVDTNSSPEGVDYIIPGNDDAIRAIQLYMGSMADAVIRGRNHVAGGTEQFVEEAPVAAAE from the coding sequence ATGTCCCAAGTCAACATGCGCGATATGCTGAAGGCCGGTGTGCACTTCGGTCACCAGACCCGTTACTGGAACCCGAAAATGGGTAAATACATTTTCGGCGCGCGTAACAAGATCCACATCATCAACCTTGAAAAAACCCTGCCAATGTTCAACGAAGCTCTGACTTTCGTAGAGCGTCTGGCCCAGGGCAAAAACAAGATTCTGTTCGTCGGCACCAAGCGTTCCGCTGGCAAGATCGTTGCTGAAGAAGCAGCACGTTGCGGTTCGCCGTACGTCGATCACCGCTGGTTGGGCGGCATGCTGACCAACTTCAAAACCATCCGTGCTTCCATCAAGCGTCTGCGTGACCTTGAAGTGCAAGCCGAAGACGGTACTTTCGCCAAGCTGACCAAGAAAGAAGCGCTGATGCGCACTCGTGACCTGGAAAAGCTCGATCGTTCCCTGGGTGGTATCAAGGACATGGGCGGTCTGCCTGACGCACTGTTCGTTATCGACGTTGATCACGAGCGCATCGCGATCACCGAAGCCAACAAGCTGGGCATCCCGGTTATCGGCGTAGTCGATACCAACAGCAGCCCGGAAGGCGTTGACTACATCATCCCAGGCAACGATGACGCAATCCGCGCTATCCAGCTGTACATGGGTTCGATGGCTGACGCTGTAATCCGCGGTCGCAACCACGTTGCTGGCGGCACCGAGCAGTTCGTAGAAGAAGCTCCGGTAGCAGCAGCTGAGTAA
- the dapD gene encoding 2,3,4,5-tetrahydropyridine-2,6-dicarboxylate N-succinyltransferase — translation MSTTLFSVAFGVGTQNRQGTWLEVFYAQPLLNPSAELIAAVAPILGYTEGNQAIAFTTAQAAQLAEAVKAIDATQAALLTRLAESHKPLVATLLAEDAQLSSTPEAYLKLHLLSHRLVKPHGLNLAGIFPLLPNVAWTSQGAIDLGELAEHQLEARLRGELLEVFSVDKFPKMTDYVVPAGVRIADASRIRLGAYVGEGTTVMHEGFVNFNAGTEGPGMIEGRVSAGVFVGKGSDLGGGCSTMGTLSGGGNIVIKVGEGCLIGANAGIGIPLGDRNTVESGLYVTAGTKVALLDENNQLVKVVKARELAGQSDLLFRRNSQTGAVECKTHKSAIELNEALHAHN, via the coding sequence ATGTCCACTACCCTGTTCAGCGTGGCCTTTGGTGTTGGTACCCAGAATCGTCAAGGCACATGGCTGGAAGTGTTTTACGCCCAACCCCTGCTCAACCCGTCGGCCGAATTGATCGCCGCCGTTGCCCCGATCCTCGGCTACACCGAAGGCAACCAGGCCATCGCGTTCACTACCGCCCAGGCCGCGCAACTGGCCGAAGCCGTGAAAGCCATCGATGCCACCCAGGCCGCCCTGCTGACCCGCCTGGCGGAAAGCCACAAGCCGCTGGTCGCCACCCTGCTGGCCGAAGACGCACAACTGAGCTCCACCCCTGAGGCCTACCTCAAACTGCACCTGCTGTCCCACCGCCTGGTCAAGCCGCACGGCCTGAACCTGGCCGGGATCTTCCCGCTGTTGCCTAACGTAGCCTGGACCAGCCAGGGCGCCATCGACCTCGGCGAACTGGCTGAACATCAACTCGAAGCGCGCCTGCGTGGCGAGTTGCTGGAAGTGTTCTCGGTGGACAAGTTCCCGAAAATGACCGACTACGTAGTGCCGGCTGGCGTGCGTATCGCTGACGCCTCGCGGATCCGCCTGGGTGCCTACGTGGGCGAAGGCACCACCGTGATGCACGAAGGTTTCGTCAACTTCAACGCCGGTACCGAAGGCCCGGGCATGATCGAAGGCCGCGTGTCGGCCGGCGTGTTCGTCGGCAAGGGTTCGGACCTGGGCGGCGGCTGCTCCACCATGGGCACCCTGTCGGGCGGCGGCAACATCGTGATCAAGGTCGGCGAAGGCTGCCTGATCGGCGCCAACGCTGGTATCGGCATTCCGTTGGGCGACCGCAACACTGTCGAGTCGGGCCTGTACGTCACCGCTGGGACCAAAGTGGCCCTGCTGGATGAAAACAACCAACTGGTCAAAGTGGTCAAGGCTCGTGAGCTGGCCGGTCAGTCCGACCTGCTGTTCCGCCGCAATTCGCAGACCGGCGCCGTGGAATGCAAGACCCACAAGTCGGCCATCGAACTGAACGAAGCGCTGCACGCTCACAACTAA
- the dapC gene encoding succinyldiaminopimelate transaminase — translation MNNALNQLQPYPFEKLRALLGAVTPNPDKRPIALSIGEPKHRSPSFVAEALASNLEKMAVYPTTLGIPQLREAIAGWCERRFNVPAGWLDPARNVLPVNGTREALFAFTQTVVNRGDDALVVSPNPFYQIYEGAAFLAGAKPHYLPCLDENGFNPDFDAVSPDIWKRCQILFLCSPGNPTGALIPVDILKKLIALADEYDFVIAADECYSELYFDEQTPPPGLLSACVELGRQDFKRCVVFHSLSKRSNLPGLRSGFVAGDAEILKGFLLYRTYHGCAMPVQTQLASVAAWNDEEHVRANRTLYREKFDAVLAILSPVLDVQRPDGSFYLWPNVGGDDAAFCRDLYVEEHVTVVPGSYLSREVDGFNPGAGRVRLALVAPLAECVEAAERIRAFIQRHP, via the coding sequence ATGAACAACGCTCTGAACCAGCTCCAGCCCTACCCGTTCGAAAAGCTGCGCGCCCTGCTCGGTGCTGTCACGCCCAACCCTGACAAGCGCCCGATCGCCCTGTCCATCGGCGAGCCGAAACACCGCTCGCCAAGCTTCGTCGCCGAAGCCCTGGCCAGCAATCTGGAAAAAATGGCGGTATACCCGACTACCCTCGGCATCCCGCAGCTGCGTGAAGCCATCGCCGGCTGGTGCGAGCGGCGCTTCAACGTACCCGCCGGTTGGCTCGACCCGGCGCGCAACGTATTGCCGGTCAATGGCACCCGTGAGGCACTGTTTGCTTTCACCCAGACCGTGGTCAACCGTGGCGATGACGCGCTGGTGGTCAGCCCGAACCCGTTCTACCAGATCTACGAAGGCGCCGCGTTCCTGGCCGGGGCCAAGCCGCACTACCTGCCGTGCCTGGACGAGAACGGCTTCAACCCGGATTTCGACGCTGTTTCGCCGGACATCTGGAAACGCTGCCAGATCCTGTTCCTGTGCTCGCCAGGCAACCCGACCGGTGCATTGATCCCGGTGGACATCCTGAAAAAGCTGATCGCCCTGGCTGACGAATATGACTTCGTGATTGCCGCCGACGAGTGCTACAGCGAACTGTACTTCGACGAACAAACCCCACCACCTGGCCTGCTGAGTGCCTGCGTGGAACTGGGCCGCCAGGACTTCAAGCGCTGCGTGGTATTCCACAGCCTGTCCAAGCGCTCCAACCTGCCGGGCCTGCGCTCGGGCTTCGTGGCCGGAGATGCCGAGATCCTCAAGGGCTTCTTGCTGTATCGCACCTACCACGGCTGCGCCATGCCGGTCCAAACCCAACTGGCCAGCGTTGCCGCCTGGAACGATGAAGAGCACGTGCGCGCCAACCGCACCCTGTACCGCGAGAAGTTCGACGCAGTGCTGGCGATCCTCAGCCCGGTGCTCGACGTCCAGCGCCCTGACGGCAGCTTCTACCTGTGGCCGAACGTCGGCGGCGACGACGCCGCCTTCTGCCGCGACCTGTATGTCGAGGAGCACGTGACGGTAGTGCCGGGCTCTTATCTGTCTCGCGAAGTCGACGGCTTCAACCCGGGTGCCGGGCGCGTACGCCTGGCCCTGGTTGCGCCCCTGGCCGAATGCGTGGAAGCCGCCGAGCGGATTCGCGCCTTTATCCAGCGCCACCCGTAA
- the map gene encoding type I methionyl aminopeptidase, whose translation MTVTLKTPEDIAKMRIAGKLAADVLEMIAEHVKPGITTEELDRICHDYIVNEQQAIPAPLNYKGFPKSICTSINHVVCHGIPNEKALKDGDTLNIDVTVIKDGYHGDTSRMFHVGSVPVWAERLSQVTQECMYKAIEIVKPGCRLGDIGEVIQKHAEKNGFSVVREFCGHGIGKVFHEEPQILHYGRAGTGMELQAGMTFTIEPMINQGKADTKVLGDGWTAITKDRKLSAQWEHTLLVTETGYEIFTLRSDDTIPRVSA comes from the coding sequence ATGACCGTCACCCTCAAAACCCCAGAGGACATCGCCAAAATGCGTATCGCCGGCAAACTCGCCGCCGATGTGCTGGAAATGATTGCCGAACACGTCAAGCCCGGGATCACCACCGAAGAGCTCGACCGCATCTGCCACGACTACATCGTCAACGAGCAGCAGGCCATCCCTGCCCCGCTCAACTACAAAGGCTTCCCGAAGTCGATCTGCACCTCGATCAACCATGTGGTCTGCCACGGCATCCCGAACGAGAAAGCCCTGAAAGACGGCGACACCCTGAACATCGACGTCACGGTGATCAAGGACGGCTACCACGGCGACACCAGCCGCATGTTCCACGTCGGCAGCGTGCCGGTCTGGGCCGAGCGCCTGTCCCAGGTCACCCAGGAATGCATGTACAAAGCCATCGAGATCGTCAAACCCGGCTGCCGCCTGGGCGATATCGGCGAAGTGATCCAGAAGCACGCTGAAAAGAACGGTTTCTCGGTCGTGCGCGAGTTCTGCGGCCACGGCATCGGCAAGGTGTTCCACGAAGAGCCACAAATCCTGCACTACGGCCGTGCCGGTACCGGCATGGAACTGCAAGCCGGCATGACCTTCACCATCGAGCCGATGATCAACCAGGGCAAGGCCGACACCAAGGTCCTGGGCGATGGCTGGACCGCCATCACCAAGGACCGCAAGCTCTCGGCCCAGTGGGAACACACCCTGCTGGTGACCGAGACCGGCTACGAAATCTTCACCTTGCGCAGCGATGACACCATCCCTCGCGTTTCCGCCTGA
- a CDS encoding [protein-PII] uridylyltransferase produces the protein MPQVDPELFDRGQFQAELALKASPIAAFKKAIRQAREVLDTRFRSGRDIRRLIEDRAWFVDNILQKAWDQFDWSEDADIALVAVGGYGRGELHPYSDIDLLILLDSADHEVFRDSIERFLTLLWDIGLEVGQSVRSVDECAVEARADLTVVTNLMESRTIAGPEHLRQRMLEVTSTAHMWPAKEFFLAKRAEQKARHHKYNDTEYNLEPNVKGSPGGLRDIQTILWVARRQYGTLNLRALAGEGFLVESENALLASSQEFLWKVRYALHMLAGRSEDRLLFDHQRSIAGLLGFQGEDAKHAIENFMQQYYRVVMSIAQLSDLIIQHFEEIILAPADEAPPQPINSRFQLHDGYIEAINTNVFKRTPFAMLEIFVLMAQQPEIKGVRADTIRLLREHRHLIDDTFRNDIRNTSLFIELFKCKIGIHRNLRRMNRYGILGRYLPEFGFIVGQMQHDLFHIYTVDAHTLNLIKHLRKLQYTQVSEKFPLASKLMAKLPKPELIYLAGLYHDIGKGRHGDHSDIGAVDAEAFCQRHQLPAWDSRLIVWLVQNHLVMSTTAQRKDLSDPQVIHDFAQAVSDETRLDYLYVLTVADINATNPTLWNSWRASLLRQLYTETKRALRRGLENPVDREEQIRQTQSAALDILVRGGTDPDDVEQLWSQLGDDYFLRHTAGDVAWHSDAILQQPADGGPLVLIKETTQREFEGGTQIFIYAPDQHDFFAVTVAAMDQLNLNIHDARVITSTSQFTLDTYIVLDTDGDSIGDNPARVKQIRDGLTDALRNPDDYPTIIQRRVPRQLKHFAFAPQVTIHNDAHRPVTVLELSAPDRPGLLARIGGIFLEFDLSLQNAKIATLGERVEDVFFITDAHNQPLSDPELCRRLQDAIVEQLSVNQEPDIKLSRLSI, from the coding sequence ATGCCGCAGGTGGATCCCGAACTCTTCGACCGCGGCCAGTTCCAGGCTGAACTGGCCCTGAAGGCAAGCCCGATTGCGGCTTTCAAGAAGGCCATCCGCCAGGCTCGCGAGGTGCTGGATACGCGCTTTCGCAGTGGCCGGGACATTCGCCGGCTGATCGAGGATCGTGCCTGGTTCGTCGACAACATCCTGCAAAAGGCCTGGGACCAGTTCGACTGGAGCGAAGACGCCGACATCGCGCTGGTCGCGGTCGGCGGCTACGGCCGGGGCGAGTTGCACCCCTATTCCGATATCGACCTGCTGATCCTGCTGGACAGCGCCGATCACGAAGTTTTCCGCGACTCCATCGAACGCTTCCTGACCCTGCTGTGGGACATCGGCCTGGAAGTAGGCCAGAGCGTGCGCTCGGTGGACGAATGCGCAGTGGAAGCCCGCGCCGACCTGACGGTTGTCACCAACCTCATGGAAAGCCGCACCATTGCCGGCCCCGAGCACTTGCGCCAGCGCATGCTCGAGGTCACCAGCACCGCACACATGTGGCCGGCCAAGGAGTTCTTCCTGGCCAAGCGCGCCGAACAGAAGGCCCGCCACCACAAGTACAACGACACCGAATACAACCTGGAACCCAACGTCAAAGGCTCGCCCGGCGGCCTGCGGGATATCCAGACGATCTTGTGGGTAGCCCGCCGCCAGTACGGCACCCTGAACCTGCGCGCCCTGGCCGGCGAGGGTTTCCTGGTGGAGAGCGAGAACGCCCTGCTGGCCTCCTCCCAGGAGTTCCTGTGGAAAGTCCGCTACGCCCTGCACATGCTCGCCGGACGCTCGGAAGACCGCCTGCTGTTCGACCACCAGCGTTCGATCGCCGGCCTGCTGGGTTTTCAAGGTGAAGACGCCAAGCACGCCATCGAAAACTTCATGCAGCAGTACTATCGGGTCGTCATGAGCATTGCCCAGCTCAGCGACCTGATCATCCAGCACTTCGAGGAAATCATCCTCGCCCCGGCCGACGAAGCGCCGCCGCAGCCGATCAACTCGCGCTTCCAGCTGCATGACGGCTACATCGAGGCCATCAACACCAACGTGTTCAAGCGCACGCCGTTTGCCATGCTGGAAATCTTCGTGCTGATGGCTCAGCAGCCGGAAATCAAGGGCGTACGCGCCGATACCATTCGCTTGCTGCGCGAACACCGGCACCTGATCGACGACACCTTCCGCAACGACATCCGCAACACCAGCCTGTTTATCGAACTGTTCAAGTGCAAGATCGGTATCCACCGCAACCTGCGGCGGATGAACCGCTACGGCATCCTCGGCCGCTACTTGCCGGAGTTCGGTTTTATTGTCGGGCAGATGCAGCATGACCTGTTCCACATCTATACGGTCGATGCCCATACCCTGAACCTGATCAAACACCTGCGTAAGCTGCAGTACACCCAGGTGTCCGAAAAATTCCCGCTGGCCAGCAAGCTCATGGCCAAGCTGCCCAAGCCGGAGCTGATCTACCTGGCCGGGCTGTACCACGATATCGGCAAAGGCCGGCATGGCGACCATTCCGACATCGGCGCGGTGGACGCGGAAGCCTTCTGCCAGCGCCATCAGCTCCCTGCCTGGGACAGCCGCCTGATCGTCTGGCTGGTGCAAAACCACCTGGTAATGTCGACCACCGCCCAGCGCAAGGACCTGTCCGACCCGCAGGTGATCCACGACTTCGCCCAGGCGGTCAGCGACGAGACCCGCCTCGACTACCTGTATGTACTGACCGTCGCGGACATCAACGCCACCAACCCGACCCTATGGAACTCCTGGCGCGCCAGCCTGTTGCGCCAGCTCTACACCGAGACCAAGCGCGCCTTGCGCCGTGGCCTGGAAAACCCGGTAGACCGCGAGGAGCAGATTCGCCAGACCCAAAGCGCGGCCCTGGACATCCTGGTTCGCGGCGGCACCGATCCGGACGACGTCGAGCAGCTCTGGTCGCAACTGGGCGACGACTACTTCCTGCGCCACACCGCCGGCGATGTCGCCTGGCACAGTGACGCGATCCTCCAGCAACCAGCCGACGGCGGCCCGCTGGTCCTGATCAAGGAGACCACCCAGCGCGAGTTCGAAGGCGGCACGCAGATCTTCATCTATGCACCGGACCAACACGACTTCTTCGCCGTGACCGTGGCCGCGATGGACCAGCTCAACCTGAACATTCACGACGCCCGGGTCATCACCTCCACCAGCCAGTTCACCCTCGACACCTATATCGTGCTCGACACCGATGGCGACTCGATTGGCGACAACCCGGCCCGGGTCAAGCAGATCCGCGACGGCCTGACCGACGCGCTACGCAACCCGGACGACTACCCGACTATCATCCAGCGTCGGGTGCCGCGCCAGCTCAAGCATTTCGCCTTCGCGCCTCAGGTGACGATCCACAACGACGCCCACCGCCCCGTGACCGTGCTCGAGCTCAGCGCCCCGGACCGCCCGGGCCTGCTCGCGCGGATCGGCGGGATATTCCTGGAGTTCGACCTGTCGCTGCAGAACGCCAAGATCGCCACCCTCGGCGAGCGCGTGGAAGACGTGTTTTTCATTACCGACGCCCACAATCAACCGCTCTCGGACCCAGAGCTGTGCCGCCGACTGCAGGATGCAATCGTCGAGCAGTTGAGCGTCAACCAGGAACCGGATATCAAGCTGTCGCGCCTGAGCATTTGA